aaacaacacaaagacacaacaaaacaacacgacacagagacacaacaaccaaacaacacagcaacacaaagacacaacaaaacaacacgacacagagacacaacaaccaaacaacacaacaacacaaagacacaacaacaaaacaacacaaagacacaacaaaagaacacgacacaacgacacaacaaccaaacaacacaaagacacaacaaccaaacaacacaacgacacgaCAAccaaatgacacaacaacacaatgacacagagactcaacaaccaaacaacacagagacacaacacaaagacacaacaacacaacaacaacacagagacacaacacaacacaaagacacaaagacacaacaacacaacgacacagagacacaacaacacaacatcacaaagacacaacaacacagagacacaacacaaagacacaacaacacaaagacacaacaacacaacacaaagacacaacgacacagagacacaacaatcaaacaacacaaagacacaacaacacacagacacaaagacacaacaacacaacatcataaagacacaacaacacagagacacaacacaaagacacaacaacacagacacaaagacacaacacaaagacacaacaacacaacacagagacacaaagacacaacaaaacaacacaacgacgcagagacacaacaaccaaacaacacaacaacacagagacacaacaaaaaacacagagacacaacaaaaacacaacaacacaaagacacaacaacacaacacagagacacaacatcacagcaacacaacagcagaacgacacaaagacacagcaacacaacacaaagacacaacaacacaaaaaaacgaagacacaacaacacaacaacacagagacacaacacaaagacacaacaacacagagacacaaagacacaacaacacagagacacaacacaaagacacaacaacacgacacaaagacacaacaacacaaagacacaacaaaacaacacaacgacacagagacacaacaacacaaagacacaacaaccaaacaacacaacaagaaaaagacaacaaaacaacacagatacacaacaacacaacaacaaaacaatacaatgacacagagacacaacaaccaaaaaacacaacaacacaaagacacaacaaccaaacaacactgcTCCTATTGGACAAGTAAACAACTTCAGTCAAGACTCTGTCAGTCCTCaagaacacaacacaacgacacagagagacaacaaccaaacaacacaaagacacagagacacaacaaataaacaacacaacaacacaaagacacagagacacaacaaccaaacaacacaaagacacaaaaacacaacacaacaacacagagacacaacaaaacaacacaacacagagatacaacacaacaacaacaacacagagacacgacaacacaacacaaagacacaacaacacagagacacaacacaaagacacaacaacacaaaaacacaacaacacagagacacaaagacacaacaacacagagacacaacacaaagacacaacaacacagagacacaacaacacaacaacacaaagacacaacaacacagatacacaacacaaagacacaaccgcacagagacacaacacaaacacacgacaacacgacaacacaaagacactaacaacacaaagatacaacaaaacaacacaacgacacagagtcacaacaaccaaacaacacactGCCAAAACTGAAATCTAAGTAAGATTAAATATCTCAGCTCTGTGtcgctaaagcccgcccctacttctccctctcatgtctccaaaattgaggaagtagaaaatatatgatttaacatttaggtgttgcgaaaatgtatgtgctttttatagctgctgtcagtttacaaacggcttttatatccaactcaatttcactcagctgactgttttaacatccactaacgatcgtgtttcagtcagtacattgtgtgtttgactgaggctggtgactcgcagtcttgctcgttcacgttcactgaacgaactgagaggaagagctccgacatgaatcactgaacgtactgagaggaagagagtgactcggaggcggagctcccGTTCAGTTTGTTCACTGAACTAACTGAATGGGAGCTCcgacatgaatcactgaacgaactgagaggaagagcggagctcttgttcagttcgttcagtgaatgaactgaacgagagctccgacatgaatcactgaacgaactgagaggaagagcggagctctcgttcagttcgttcagtaaacgaactgaacgagagctccgacatgaataactgaacgaactgagagtaagagcggagctctcgttcagtgaacgaactgaacgaactgagagtaagagcggagctctcgttcagtgaacgaaatgaacgaactgagagtaagagcggagctctcgttcagtgaacgaactgaacgaactgagagtaagagcggagctctcgttcagtgaacgaactgaacgaactgagagtaagagcggagctctcgttcagtgaacgaactgaacgaactgaacgaactgagagtaagagcggagctctcgttcagttgaacgagagctccgctcttgCTCTCAGCTCCGCCTctgagtcactctcttcctctcagtcagacagtcagtgagtgatttgtgtactgaacgtactgaacagaacggtcggggaaaataaatgtgattgttttagcagctatCAGTTTGCTACAGCTTTATCCAACTatattctcagctcattggcttattattcaccaccggctgttctcagtacgatcgcgagcagaactaaacgttcggccgtgtttcagcttattaaattctgattcacagacaaagctgcagagaagtactgaacgattcggtgaacgaatcttttgaatgaatcactttactgaactgattatactgattcagtacactgaaaagaactgcttttcacatcactattTGAAATGGTTGATATTCCAAACAATAAAGCATAGAATCAACAAGATATATGTTTCTGACTAGTCCAAACTCTGGCATACTACCATTCACTACGTTGGCAAGGATCATTGACTTCtgaattatgtatttattgCCATTTATCACAAGCCATTTGACTGATACAGCATGGTTTACTTCATCATAACCTAAGAAGTCTCTCAGTTTTCCTTGTAAATACTGTAGAGCTTTAACCTCAGACACAGGTCCCATCTCCCTTTCATTTGAAAAGATTGGATGTATTGAAGGGTCAACATTTTGGCAGCTTTCATATATTTGATTCTGATTAACCAAAGACTTGCAAATGTTCTTAAAATTGAGCTTTAAGCCCATTGTTTAAAGAGGCAATGTTTAGATTCAAACCGCATACACATATGTCTAACCATTGGACCCAATGATCTTATCTGTGACGGCAAATGTATCAGATAATGCTGTTTAGGTGTAATATTGTGACTTCAATTAGTGACTTCAATCTAGAAACAGTTGCAATGGTCAGAACAGGTGCAAACACTATGTGCACAATCTCTATTAGATCATGTATCAGATGTACATATGCATTGTCTTCTACACTCTCCAAAACAAATGGTAATATCCTTAGCAGGACAAGAATTTGCCCAGATGACTGTTTTAATTTACCATCACCTGACATTAATGTACTCAGTGAAATTGGGGATGGCCGATCTCTAACATCCAGAGGGGAATAAGGGAAATTCAGAGTCCAGATCTATCAGTCCTGACTGAACAAGATGATGTAACACACTCTTGATTTCCAAAGGAGCTGTACCCTCCAGAATTACATGCATAATGTCTTGTGGAGTTTGTTGTATAATGTCAAAAGCAAAGAATTCAACTGATTTGCTCCTTCGATTGATCCCATATGTTGTTCTCAGGCTGTTGCGAAGCATCTGCCTTTTCTATTTCATTAGTCTGTCTGATATGCCTCTCTAAAATCCTTATAGTAAATGCATCTACATTGAAGTGTGACTGCATGTCCTCAAAAGAACACTCACAGTGTCTGCATTTACTGTAGGCAAAGCCAACACCCTCCTTGAACCTTGCCAGTTCATGCTGCGCCAGAGTGTCTCCACAGACAGAGACGATGGCACCATAAATAGTTTTCTGTCCATTACTAGTTTGCATTTTAACACCATTGTACAATGCATCCATATCTTCTTTGATTCTGTTCAATATTACATCTACACCACATTGACAGAGGTCTACAGATCTAGCCATGGCAAGTAACCTAATAGCAGCAAGTTTAGACCTGTATTTTGGATTTATGTTTGCTAGGGTGTAGTACACCatcaacagtttattttttgatgCAAAGGATCCTAGTGGATTACAGACCTCTATTTCATCTGTGTACAGAACAATCTGCAATGCATTTGGTATCTCTGAAAATAAGGGATGTGATTTTAAAAGGGAGCCATCAACAATGTCCTGAAAAAAACCCTCCCTGCACCTCTGTGGACCCTTTTCAATCATAGCAAATATCTTCGGGTGTGATAAAAATTGCTCTAGACTTTTGACCAATGGAATGTAATGAAAGACTTTGTCTTTAATGAAAAAGTCTTTTGATGCTCCATGTTTCCTCTTGCGAATAGTTGGAGAAAATAGAATTTCCTCTGCATCCACAAAGCTTAACTGCTTCTCCATAACACTGTTCTGTCGAAATGTTGTTACAACACTTGTGAATGGGTCAACAAAACTGTCGAAAACATCCATTACTTCGTTTTGAAGGTGTCCTGATGTGCTTCCCGAATGCTTCTTCAGCACCTGCTCTATCTGGCTCCTGAGGTTGCTCATCAGTGATGATTGGTACTGCTGCACACCAGCAACAATGTCATTCAGGCCTttctgaaaatgacaaaaataacacaacttCATTTTGCTTATGATCTAAACATTAGCATAGGAGAGTGACTGTAGTGAATTAGATAACAAGACATCAACCATAACTGGACCATTACAAAACACTCTGTGTAAGTGTAAACGAGCAAATAAAAACTGGtctgttttggaaaaaaaacaaaaaaccatcTTACCTGTGAGAGGCAATGCTTGGCCCATGCATTTATCACAAAGGCAGTGGCATGTGTTGTTAGATCCTAAAACAGTGGAAATTGTATTAAGTATCCTGACATATTGTGATCTGAGATTCATAGTAACATGTCAGGTACAATGttaatcacagaaaaaataGTCCTTATAAATAGCCCATTGCATGTTAAATCATCTTTGCTCTCTATATCTAGTATGTTTTAGCTCTGATATAACATTTAGTCTTATCATTCATACATGAGGTGTCAAATCACACATTACTGTACTGTAGTTGGTATTTATCAGCTATAATATACTGATACCAATACATCAATTTCAGTAGATTGCAACCAGCAGTGTCACTTACTGGTTGTACTGTGGCAGCTCTGTCTTGGTTAATGTCCATTTGCCCTTCATCTGTGTCAGCTGTACAGAGCTGTTGACTGTTGATGCTGGAATCCTGAGGATGTTGATCAGGTTGAATATTGTGCTGTGTCACACATTTTACTTAATTTTGCAGATGTATTTCATTCCTGTTTGtaattaaatattttcacaCAAATCAAGCAGTGAATTTGCATACAAGTCAAGTTGATTTATAATCAATATTTCTTCATACATGACGTTCTGTTTGCTTTAGGACCCTCTAACAGACAGATGACTTGTTGCTTGTGCCAGCGTGTGAAACTACTGTAATGTTAACAACTGATAATATAATGATCGGAAGTTTTTCcgttatgttttattttgaaatttacctgatgctctgtgcgtttgcTTTCCTGTGCGGTCTACTTTTTACGCTGCGATCAGACGTcaataccatagactgtataaaggtCAATACAGTCAATGGTCAATCCCAATCCACGTAGATCGACGTCGCACAAtgcaaaaatctaaataaaatacaacgGACAAACTTCCGATCGTAAATCATCACCTTGTCAACATCAGTTTATGACAGAAGCAACTGTCAGTCAAAGGGTCCTAAAGCTAACAGGACGTCATGTATGAAAATATTTGGGGCTAATAGTAGCAAAGTAACTCACTTGTTGCTGCGGCGGTCCCTTGACTTTCCTCGTTCCACCTGCTGGTCTGGTGCTTTCAACAAGATATTGGGAGTGTCTTCTCTTGACATGATGATAGAATGAGTTATACACTCGATATTCCTCTGTACACCTGTCAAAACCACAGAGCAACTTGAAGTCAGGGCTTCGGCTGTGCATTCGATTAATGTGGCTTAGTAAGAGTTTCAGTGtaaaagtgatgaaaataaGGCAGATAACGCAGCGCCAAATAATTTTgaagttttcaaaaatgataTTCAAAACGTATAGACAGGTagagtttctcctgcaggcTCTGAAAGAGATGGGAAAAGTACGTGAAACGACGGGCTGTTGACCACACTATCTAGCAGCATAGGGGAGTTCTATGAATTAAGCttttttagagttttttttttattagtagtTATGATGTAATTTATGGAAGCAACTGGTTGCAGATACAAATCTTTAAATATATCGCATGAATTTCGAATTAGGACTCCATCAGTTAATAATATTCTCCCTTTGCACAACATGTACGTCACCCCCATTTTATGACATGGTACATTCCAAATGGGAACGCGCCAGAAAGGGTCAGCGGCGGGTCAGCGGCGGGTCAGTTGCAGCGGGCTACCTGTCTACAGTTGTGCCTTTGACATTTGAGCTGTTGGTAATCTTCTAAACTGACTGCGCCATGGAAGAAGATGGAAGTGCTTTTTCAGGCATGGACCAATCAACAGTTGCAGTATTGAAAGGTAATGTTAATTtgcttttgtctgtctttgcatGTTAAGCTAATTGTGAAGTTGGCTAACAAGTCGTCACATGCTAATTTTAACAAACTGGTTTActtcatagactgtaaaaataatggacgggacaaggtccccggtctagtgaagcttttatttttagagcttcccctgctgactggctgcagtataggtcataaaccccgcctcctcaatgataacagacgggatgtgggtcaaactgtaaagctaaaatacttgtcacataatttttttccaaaccaaaactctgctgtgatcattagttattatcaccctacattgtgttcaagcgctcatttttctgtgaagtttgttttaaataagttatttgaggttgaaaaacgggattttacgaCATATTTGACGCTGATTGACGGCCGCCGAGCTTGCGTAGCTGTCTTTGTGAATAGCAAAGGTTATGTAGTGAAGGAAAGCTGAGACaccattgaatttttccgttcagttttttcgtcttttttgagctggcaaaatgagttgttctgcaaaagtgtgatttatgtgtcattggttggttaaagtcgttatctagttagctaacacataagcagtctaaggttagctgaaatgttgtaaagctaggttacttatccggcatgatttatcttttaattttattgctgtgtttcttgatattgttatatcgttattgtgattgaaattgtatttaaaaccaagaatcatAATAAAAAATCCGCTCacagatgcggttcattgactgtacagttattttacagcaaaaataaatacgtctggtaaggtctcaaaaaagtatctaGGGCAAAAGCAAAGCCaaataattgtaatctggcctgcatcattactaatgtgtacatttttacagtctgagtgataagtgggctataccgagagtaacaggttttactttcaccgtgcaggctgaaattcatagtactatatacgagggtagaatatttctctatgtatccagataaaactaaaggtaagctctgattCAATATaattgttactgatttaagagactaaccgaaacatgaacgcaaacatcaacaaccggcggtgttgtaatattaaccgagcatcatgctgctttaACATgctaaatattctgcattgtcttccacacactaccacttcaacagtcacaagttgatcatattgtaaatttaatgacgctcattgagaatttgtactaaaaattgacaaaaattgacaaaaactgaggtgattgtgactgtgtctgtatttaacacctttgaaaggaaggtgttaatgcaggagaccagtgttacacacaacatgctgttgttatggagctcagcgtaagttcagacaggaagactggttatattcttccACTCATTAATTCAACCTAAACCACTCCCCctactacttcctctgtctcccttctctggtgatcagctgataatgggcgtttattctttaagtaattaaccaaacagattcgggcacaacctctctcaaccaatcatcctgctgcggcAAAATGCTAAatcagttctctctcttccacagtcattctgtcatttcagggcaaccgctgcaacccaccaccgccccagtcacctccatttcagctcagcagagtccagattcaggctcatcatagcctccattcctcttcaccaccaccagtgtctagactccataagGGGGTCTCCTAGCCTGCTGTCGGCTTCATTACCTTCCGAGTCGGAAGTCatcacgatggagtctaatcccccaaagactttgcacattcaaaattaaattgttacacatttattgtaaataaataattattcattctcaattaagtctctcctgattgaaatggtagttaggaggagacataggcacaataaaaaaaggcataaagatcacgtttttccccacaagtgttaatatgttttaaatgtcatgcatttatttttgattttgcttcaataatcgtttacgaagagaaacaccatgattaaactacaggctattgttgcctttttatatcCAAAGAAagctgaacattcacagcctctgcattcaaaagaatttcaacattgacatttatgtcgtcctatttccctcttttcatcaacattatattttaaacagggatttcctttttctcagctCGCgtgtctctcccccagctcgccctcTCCGTgagctcctctccataatgcgcgcgtctcctccctctacagcccgctgctgttactctgtaggacgctttgattggggcacctcaccaataaaatactattttatattttataagcagtttgccaccacactgcacttttactctccaaaggcatatgagtatgtgcgtgacaactttaacaaagctttaccacacacgCTGATCCAgcatttactgtagcatcttttacagcgctaaaaggtcatgtacaggcaaacagagagaagggaaaaagaaacaatctgtgctctcaaataacaaaacacagtctcaaatctttttgaggaattacagctaaaaaaaaccccatgAATTtaataaagctgatcatattattggattcatcctgtcttattatatattttgtttttcctcttaaagagttatcctgtcttaaaaacaaactttagaacctgaagtttagcagaacctgaggacagatctgaggcataaacatcacagtaaaattcattatactttacatttaactccatgattgtttttctttattacagaagatgccctcagattgagatccatcagcaacccctgacaacatagAGAACTCGTCCCCTGAGcatttcctgtcctctcttgATGGAGTTCTTCTCTTTAGTCATTAACTCTTGAAatcagcagcacaaaatgccagactgtttgacaagtctgtgattgaataaattgaaatggaatctcatgcgtatcttgctatgcttattggctttaaatgtttaatatttaatacgtttgaaggccatttatctcagacgagcccggctgtgacaagctgagctcatCTGCtagctttgttgttgtcttagctgttgttggtcgaagaaattaatgtcagttcaaggccttttcaaatgtgagctataaacttaactgctaaattattttactgtacaACACGTTGTagtgctccagttaatcagagacagtcaattcagatttaaaaacagtttatttaaacattttatgaaaaaaaaaaatcttcaataaacaacccctggcttcattaaccatgtgaaaaataagtaagggagaccatcaggtccaaTTGGTGGGACAAAGTATAAAAaagaatttaacaaagaaatccaaagaaaaatcaaataaagtaaagagatcctggatgattgtttgactgttaaaatatgatggaaaagcaaatccaacacaaccctccagcatttGGCCTtccaaacacagggcaacatcatgtaaagaaaaatagcaCCATTGAATattgaccaggatctctgtgttttatctgaggatgactatggtagccttctcactgttcactgtcacaaagcaccagactctgtccaccttcttcagttgTGCAGACGTCGaccagctcctctgggtgatggcagagaggactcttcatctgggtcatttctaccacagtggatgagtagggcatctggcacagctcttagtccaagcacaggtgaaaaaagggaggaggttccttcaaactatgcgaccccagcctgaccactgtaacaggtgtgcagacaaaTGTTGAAATTAGtaatttttaggttctgttgactgtaaaatggaaaagaaaacatcacctttctatttaacatttagctggtgtatgactcggtgtgatttttattttgttttagaagactgtattgttaacaatagcttgtttttacaatcctcatatgaaacttaaataaaaatcacaggctatataacttttaacagatgattttaacttacacttaacctctgtggaagatgtcagaccagctgcttttatctcttctttgcctaaatgaagatacaaaaaacaattgatttactgttcacttaaatatattagaaaagcagacttGAATCGCATTGCAAACTATCAGTTTCtaatgatgtggatttccttgttgttgatatgtttgatgatgaagaaattcgccgttgagactgacttgctttcaaagagtataattttatttaagcaagaaacagaatcactggtcacgtctgaccaggaggatcaagaagccaataatgatctctctcgaacacacagagacaattgcttatatgcatccaaacatccgcttttcgtcatgggtcataaaacatcacgttacacaaccacatgtggcaatactcctatacaatacctcaatttaaacattccacctgaggggactcctaaatctccttcagatactatcacaagacgcacccgttgtaaacttatattatctctgtcctagttacatcagacacttcatagtcccccctagcgagactatagtctcgcaaacgagataaattatacaattatgatgttaattagcctcatacaaatcacttctgttcatgcttaaccttagtaatatagtaaaattttatttgtggagtgtgagagcgaaaaacccatcaagcagctatctttctttattatccatcaaacaatctagacaggaaaactctctcacggtccctctgccccaggcaaccacctatagtactccaaaccaattaaaaagaaaagggttatgaaaactttttaggatgatatataaatgcacacattcaaaacctcagaaataaaatctaaaaattgtccaaagtcaggctggtcgacccatcgcaccttccaatggacctctccctacctaacaccactttccctaaggatcgataaagaaagaaaacacctgaggtcccaatatatgcatcttatacagttccagaaaaatatgtcttgctaaaaatatctactataaagtaaaacatacaaaaatatttatcaatattacaagttacattgtaataaaccctcaatgatttttcaatcgaaacccctcatcatgatgtcttcattcaggtttccgttgtccatttccatcctccattttcttaagtttggttgtttcaactccattaatctggaaggatctctggacaatcagccaccctcacattggtctcccaaatatcatcctgggaagaaaaatcaacagccagtatctttgtacatacaaaaacatcaaagatattcatttttgtatcatactttcaccttattccactacatgattaacatatacatgattaacatattca
This Labrus bergylta chromosome 16, fLabBer1.1, whole genome shotgun sequence DNA region includes the following protein-coding sequences:
- the LOC114920866 gene encoding uncharacterized protein, encoding MHSRSPDFKLLCGFDRCTEEYRVYNSFYHHVKRRHSQYLVESTRPAGGTRKVKGPPQQQDSSINSQQLCTADTDEGQMDINQDRAATVQPDLTTHATAFVINAWAKHCLSQKGLNDIVAGVQQYQSSLMSNLRSQIEQVLKKHSGSTSGHLQNEVMDVFDSFVDPFTSVVTTFRQNSVMEKQLSFVDAEEILFSPTIRKRKHGASKDFFIKDKVFHYIPLVKSLEQFLSHPKIFAMIEKGPQRCREGFFQDIVDGSLLKSHPLFSEIPNALQIVLYTDEIEVCNPLGSFASKNKLLMVYYTLANINPKYRSKLAAIRLLAMARSVDLCQCGVDVILNRIKEDMDALYNGVKMQTSNGQKTIYGAIVSVCGDTLAQHELARFKEGVGFAYSKCRHCECSFEDMQSHFNVDAFTIRILERHIRQTNEIEKADASQQPENNIWDQSKEQIS